From the Psychrobacter sp. P11F6 genome, the window CATGATAGCTTGTTTTTTTCATCCAACAACAATATAGGTTGGGTAGCTGTCTGGCTTAACTGCTGGCGCCGTTTTTGACTAAGCTTATCGGTAAACAGCTCAAGGTGTAAAATAATGGGCAGCTGATGTGCAATGATCAACGCTTGTATATCTGCAACCTGACTATGCTGCGACTCGCTGACATAGTATAGTTGGCAGTGCATAATGTTACTACTCTGTTTGAACCCTTGGCGTGAAGCAGTCATCTCTACTTTCCTATTCGCGGCAGGCTAGACCCAATCCTACAATCGGCTCTAGCCTGCCATTTGATAACCGAAACCCCAAGCCGCTATTAATACAATGATGCCAGTAATAATGCGTAACCACGCAAATATTTTAAAATCGCGACGACTGACCCATTCTACTAGCAAACGGATACAGAGTAAGGCGACGATAAATGACACCACCGTACCTATACCTAATACCAGCCAATCCTCGCTATTGGTTAATACGTCATGATGCTTTAGCAAATCCAATAATGCCGCGCCCACGATGACTGGAATACCCAAAAAGAAAGAAAATTCAGCGGAAGCTTTACGTGAGACGCCGAGCCATAGCGCGCCGATAATTGTCGCGCCTGAGCGTGATGTTCCCGGTATCAATGCCAGACATTGCAGCAGACCAATCATCAACGCGGTTTTTAGGCCGACGTCTTCTGCTTCTTGCGCAATAATCGTTTTCGGGCGATTTTCTACATAGAATATCAATAAACCACCGATAATCAGCATAATGGCCACGACGATGGGATTAAATAAATATGATTTAATCTCATCAGCGAAGGTGAAGCCAACGATCATCACTGGAATAGTCGCCACAATCAAGCTAAGTCCTAGCTGGCGTGGATTACTCATGCCTTCAGCTTTGCCTGTCAGCAGACCCATAAGCGCTTGCCATAGTCTGTCCCAGTAATCATAAATGACCGCTAAGATAGCGCCAAGCTGCACCACTACCACAAATAAATCGACTTTTTCTTTGGTCCAAAAGCCCATCAAATCCGCTGATAAAATCAAGTAGCCAGTGCTAGAGATGGGTAAAAATTCAGTGATACCTTCAACGATACCCATGATAACAGCTTGAATTAATAAAATGATATCCACGATGGCTTTCCTAAATATGGATCTATTGGCTAATAGTGTTTTAGAGTATTTTTATATTTTATATAGCACTGATAATGGCTAGCATTAATATGATGGTTACGCCTTACCTTGCTCTTTGAGCGTTTTCCATGCTTGGTTGCGAAGATACTTTGGTAAAGCTTGCGAGGCTTCTGTGCCGCCTGTCGCCCTAAATTGAGCAATACCAAGCTGCCCTATCACAGTAGCGTCAGGGTGAATATCTGCCTGAATGATCTGACCGTCATGTAATGTTAATAACGGC encodes:
- a CDS encoding undecaprenyl-diphosphate phosphatase — its product is MDIILLIQAVIMGIVEGITEFLPISSTGYLILSADLMGFWTKEKVDLFVVVVQLGAILAVIYDYWDRLWQALMGLLTGKAEGMSNPRQLGLSLIVATIPVMIVGFTFADEIKSYLFNPIVVAIMLIIGGLLIFYVENRPKTIIAQEAEDVGLKTALMIGLLQCLALIPGTSRSGATIIGALWLGVSRKASAEFSFFLGIPVIVGAALLDLLKHHDVLTNSEDWLVLGIGTVVSFIVALLCIRLLVEWVSRRDFKIFAWLRIITGIIVLIAAWGFGYQMAG